The genomic region GTGAAGTTCCGTCGCTGTCGGCGTGGCTTGAGGAGGCGGAGGACGGCGACACGATAGAGTACGGTGCTCATGTTCTGGAGGCTGTAGAGATCGGCGGCGTGAAAGTGCTGCGGGATCGCGGAGAGATTGAGGACATGCAGGACGAGAACCTGAGGCTACGGCGTGAGATTCAGAAACGTATATTCTCGCCTCTTCCGTCGTCAGTAACAGAGTACGAGGATTCGGGAAGTGATACCTTCCTGCGCAACACCCTCGAGGAGAACATCAGCCTTGCGTTGAACGTTCTGACGGGCAACAGCTACCTTAAGGCGTTAAAGCAGTCTCTCTCTGAACCGTCATTGACCGTCGGAATCTGCGGGCTTACAGGGAGCGGCAAGACATCATTAATGAACGCACTCTTAGGCGAAAAGCTGGTCTCTGAGGGGGCGCGGAACTCTCCGGGAATCCCGATACTCTGCCGCGAAGGTGAAACACGGAGCGCGACCGTGCATTATCAGGACGGCAGGACAGAGTCAGTGAGAGGCCGGAAACTCACGCGGTCATTCATGAAGAAGCTGCTCTCACTGCCCGGCGTTGTCAGGATAGAGGTTGTGATGCCCGGTGCACTTATCCCGCGCGGAGTATGCTTCATCGACACTCCGGGCTACGACTCGCTTGCTGGTTCGGGAGAAGCTGTGCTGAGGAACATTCTACCTGAACTCGACATGATAATTTACGTTACGCCGATACGTTCGGGGCTTAAGGGCTCTGACCGCGAATACATACACTTACTGATGAACGCAAACGGCAGGATGATTTTCGTGCTCTCACAGACTGACCTAGAGAGCGGAGACACTGAGGCCGGACGGATGGTCAGGAGCGCGGAGGCCAAGATTGCGGGAACTATTGAGGCGGTGCGCGCTGAACTGCTGAAGTTGTGCGGAAAAGATTTCGACATTGTGCCCGTTTCATCACGCAACGCCCTCGATAAGTTCTACGACAGAAATTCGCCCCTATGGGCCTCGTCGAACATTGATGGAGTCATCGAGTGCTTGCCGTCCTCTCCCGCTGAACGTGCGCTGGTTTTCCGTGCCGAACGTACCTTGAAGCTGCTGGATACCGCACTGGCCGGAAAAACTCTGAAGGGGTCTCCGCGCTGGAGGCTGCAGGAATACGCGGGCAACCTGCGCAAGCTGCTTCTTGGCCGCGAAGAGAGAGAGGAAGTGCACTCGTTCTCCCTGAGCGTCCGGCAGTCTCAGGAGGGCGGCAAAAACATCCTCTCTTCCCTCATAACTTCCCTGCGCGAACATGATTTCAGAAACCGCTTCTTCTCCCTTCCGGCATTCAGGCATGAACGCAACGTTATCCTTCTCAGTGCGGACAGAAGCCAGAGCCTCAGACTGTTAGCACGTCTTGCGCACAACCTTGCTTTTGAGGCATTGCCTGAAGGCAGCGTGAGTTCCCGTGAATGGCTGTGCTCGGGGCATAACGTACCGTTTGAGTGCATAAGCCTTCCCGTGATTCAGAGCGGAGAGACGTTCCTTGTTGCGCCGTCGGACTCCGAGATGCGCGGGAATGTGAACTGGCACAGCCTCATGAAGAGATTTACCCCAGTCGTGAGCGTTGACTTGGCGCGGATAGATTCGGGGCTGTCGGACTTGTCGCGGTCTCCGTACCTTACCGGCCTTGCGCTGAATGACTGGGTGCTGGCTTTCGGGAATGCGGGGCTGTTTGCGGCACGGCAGAAAGAGCTGGTGTCGCAGGTTCCGGCGCGCGTGAAGGAGTTTGTTGACGCTAGCGGCCTGAAGAGTCCCG from Synergistaceae bacterium harbors:
- a CDS encoding dynamin family protein yields the protein MLSLSQWEQDIFSRAQSLPELTVIFPSREIFFSPTLLARLHLSESASPKTLDQWYELCSPEDHAAISQLERAISGRENFLFITRKLYCGDGVFRSFRLEAFIIRDSRGHPVKMFGREVPSLSAWLEEAEDGDTIEYGAHVLEAVEIGGVKVLRDRGEIEDMQDENLRLRREIQKRIFSPLPSSVTEYEDSGSDTFLRNTLEENISLALNVLTGNSYLKALKQSLSEPSLTVGICGLTGSGKTSLMNALLGEKLVSEGARNSPGIPILCREGETRSATVHYQDGRTESVRGRKLTRSFMKKLLSLPGVVRIEVVMPGALIPRGVCFIDTPGYDSLAGSGEAVLRNILPELDMIIYVTPIRSGLKGSDREYIHLLMNANGRMIFVLSQTDLESGDTEAGRMVRSAEAKIAGTIEAVRAELLKLCGKDFDIVPVSSRNALDKFYDRNSPLWASSNIDGVIECLPSSPAERALVFRAERTLKLLDTALAGKTLKGSPRWRLQEYAGNLRKLLLGREEREEVHSFSLSVRQSQEGGKNILSSLITSLREHDFRNRFFSLPAFRHERNVILLSADRSQSLRLLARLAHNLAFEALPEGSVSSREWLCSGHNVPFECISLPVIQSGETFLVAPSDSEMRGNVNWHSLMKRFTPVVSVDLARIDSGLSDLSRSPYLTGLALNDWVLAFGNAGLFAARQKELVSQVPARVKEFVDASGLKSPGWFIFENYRIF